In a genomic window of Victivallis lenta:
- the ahcY gene encoding adenosylhomocysteinase: MDYKVKDIGLADFGRKEIEIAEQEMPGLMATRAKYGPSRPLKGVKIMGSLHMTIQTAVLIETLKALGADVRWASCNIFSTQDHAAAAIAAAGVPVFAWKGETLEEYWECTYRALTWPDGSGPDQIVDDGGDATLLIHRGFAAENDASILDTPTDVAELKIINALLKKVLAEDPTHWHRVAANVKGVSEETTTGVHRLIQMQAKGELLFPAINVNDSVTKSKFDNIYGCRHSLTDGIKRALDVMLSGKTVMVCGYGDVGKGCSEAMRNERARVMVSEIDPICALQACMAGFQVCTVEDVLPYADLYVTTTGNCRIITAEHMSKMKDQAIVCNIGHFDDEIEVAKLESWPGIRKTVIKGSECPVSRFTFPDGHCIYLLAEGRLVNLGCATGHPSFVMSNSFTNQTLAQIDIARNAGREVGVYLIEKKLDEEVARLHLEKLGAKLTKLTPEQAGYIGVPVEGPYKPESYRY, translated from the coding sequence ATGGATTACAAGGTGAAAGACATCGGCCTGGCCGATTTCGGCCGGAAGGAAATTGAAATCGCCGAGCAGGAGATGCCGGGCCTCATGGCCACGCGGGCCAAATACGGCCCCAGCCGGCCGCTGAAGGGGGTCAAGATCATGGGCAGCCTCCACATGACCATTCAGACCGCCGTGTTGATCGAGACGCTGAAAGCGCTCGGTGCGGACGTCCGCTGGGCGAGCTGCAACATTTTTTCGACGCAGGACCACGCTGCCGCGGCCATCGCGGCGGCCGGCGTTCCGGTCTTCGCCTGGAAGGGCGAGACGCTTGAGGAGTACTGGGAGTGCACCTACCGGGCGCTGACCTGGCCGGACGGCTCCGGCCCGGACCAGATCGTCGACGACGGCGGCGACGCGACGCTGTTGATCCATCGCGGCTTCGCGGCCGAAAACGATGCATCGATCCTCGACACGCCGACCGATGTGGCCGAGCTGAAAATCATCAATGCGCTGCTGAAGAAGGTTCTCGCGGAGGACCCGACCCACTGGCACCGGGTCGCCGCGAACGTGAAGGGCGTTTCGGAAGAGACCACCACCGGAGTCCATCGCCTGATCCAGATGCAGGCGAAGGGCGAGCTGCTTTTCCCGGCGATCAACGTGAACGATTCGGTCACCAAAAGCAAATTCGACAATATCTACGGCTGCCGCCACAGCCTGACCGACGGCATCAAGCGCGCGCTCGACGTCATGCTTTCCGGCAAGACGGTCATGGTCTGCGGCTACGGCGACGTCGGCAAGGGGTGCTCCGAGGCGATGCGCAACGAGCGCGCCCGCGTGATGGTCAGCGAAATCGACCCGATCTGCGCGCTGCAGGCGTGCATGGCCGGATTCCAGGTCTGCACGGTCGAAGACGTGCTGCCGTACGCGGATCTCTACGTCACGACCACCGGCAACTGCCGGATCATCACGGCCGAGCACATGTCGAAGATGAAAGACCAGGCGATCGTCTGCAACATCGGCCACTTCGACGACGAAATCGAGGTTGCGAAACTCGAGAGCTGGCCGGGAATCAGGAAGACCGTCATCAAAGGCAGCGAATGCCCGGTCAGCCGCTTCACCTTCCCGGACGGGCACTGCATCTACCTGCTGGCCGAAGGGCGGCTCGTGAACCTCGGCTGCGCGACCGGCCACCCGTCGTTCGTGATGTCGAACAGCTTCACGAACCAGACGCTCGCGCAGATCGACATCGCCCGCAACGCCGGGCGCGAGGTCGGCGTCTACCTGATCGAGAAGAAACTCGACGAAGAGGTCGCCCGGCTCCACCTCGAAAAACTCGGTGCGAAGCTGACGAAGCTCACCCCGGAACAGGCCGGCTACATCGGTGTGCCGGTCGAGGGACCGTACAAGCCGGAGAGCTACCGTTACTGA
- the nusB gene encoding transcription antitermination factor NusB, with protein sequence MFDDDCSEKPGPVPHAKRIGRELAMQYLFRCDMRHELPDAVTFGLFFDQIRAEHDLKENRLGRKAREYAEKLYLTVALNGEEIDATIRKRTENWDLERISLVDRNIMRIAVAEMLYMEDVPPVVSIDEAVGIARDYSGEEAGNFINGVLNGVKDTLKRNPRGDRQPKGGQE encoded by the coding sequence ATGTTCGACGACGACTGCAGTGAAAAACCCGGTCCGGTTCCCCACGCGAAGCGGATCGGCCGCGAGCTGGCCATGCAGTATCTGTTCCGCTGCGACATGCGGCACGAACTGCCGGACGCCGTGACTTTCGGCCTTTTCTTCGACCAGATCAGGGCGGAACACGACCTGAAGGAGAACCGGCTCGGCCGCAAGGCGAGGGAGTATGCGGAAAAGCTCTACCTCACCGTCGCGCTGAACGGCGAAGAGATCGATGCGACGATCCGGAAACGCACCGAGAACTGGGACCTCGAGCGGATTTCGCTCGTCGACCGCAATATCATGCGCATCGCGGTCGCGGAAATGCTCTATATGGAGGATGTCCCGCCGGTGGTCAGCATCGACGAAGCGGTCGGCATCGCGCGCGACTATTCGGGGGAAGAGGCCGGCAACTTCATCAACGGCGTCCTGAACGGCGTCAAGGACACCCTGAAGCGGAATCCGCGCGGCGACAGGCAACCGAAAGGCGGGCAGGAATGA
- the ribH gene encoding 6,7-dimethyl-8-ribityllumazine synthase — protein MSNSKSAGTVFEGNLDAKGLKFGIVCARFNDFFVSKLLDGAMDAIVRHGGDAADVAVAYVPGSYEIPFAVKKLLQTGKFDAVLALGVVIQGATPHAGYINSEVAKCLAQLGLESGTPVTYGMITAENLEQAIERSGTKAGNKGVDAAVAAIEMANLSKAIR, from the coding sequence ATGAGCAACAGCAAAAGTGCCGGAACGGTTTTTGAAGGGAATCTCGACGCGAAGGGCCTCAAGTTCGGGATCGTCTGCGCCCGGTTCAACGATTTCTTTGTAAGCAAGCTGCTGGACGGCGCGATGGATGCGATCGTCCGCCACGGCGGAGACGCGGCGGATGTGGCCGTGGCCTATGTTCCGGGATCGTACGAGATCCCGTTCGCGGTGAAGAAGCTGCTTCAGACCGGAAAATTCGATGCGGTTCTCGCGCTCGGCGTGGTTATCCAGGGCGCAACGCCGCACGCGGGCTACATCAACTCCGAAGTCGCCAAGTGCCTCGCGCAGCTCGGGCTCGAATCCGGCACGCCGGTCACCTACGGCATGATCACGGCCGAGAATCTCGAGCAGGCGATCGAGCGCAGCGGAACCAAGGCCGGCAACAAGGGCGTCGATGCCGCTGTTGCCGCGATTGAAATGGCGAACCTCAGCAAGGCGATCCGGTGA
- a CDS encoding adenosine kinase: MSILHGRNSEQGGAFQLLGVGSPLLDILVQVDDAFLGTIPGEKGGMVMVDAEFQRSVLDRLPVEPRLVPGGSTGNTVFGLARLGVPAAMLGKLGDDEHGRFYRRKLRELGGSDEAFIATAEMPTGTCLSMITPDAERTMRTALGASLLLRTDEAEAVDFTKYDFVYIEGYMFYSAIMPTVLRKAKEAGCRIGVDLASFEVVRDFRESLPSILREYVDVIMANEEEAAMLLGDIPVAEQLDTLASWCEVAAIKLGRQGAVVKSGNETARVPAQLVADPADTTAAGDLWATGFLYGLYEGKNLAESAFYGALVSSEVVKVVGSEIPEERWREIKRRMNEGN, from the coding sequence ATGAGTATTCTGCACGGGCGCAACTCCGAACAGGGAGGCGCATTTCAACTGCTCGGCGTCGGTTCGCCGCTTCTGGACATTCTCGTTCAGGTGGACGATGCGTTTCTCGGCACCATCCCCGGAGAAAAAGGCGGGATGGTCATGGTCGATGCGGAGTTCCAGCGGTCGGTGCTCGACCGGCTGCCGGTTGAACCGCGGCTGGTTCCGGGCGGTTCGACCGGCAACACCGTGTTCGGCCTGGCGCGCCTCGGCGTGCCGGCCGCGATGCTCGGCAAGCTCGGCGACGACGAGCACGGCCGGTTCTACCGCCGGAAGCTGCGCGAACTCGGCGGCTCCGACGAGGCGTTCATCGCCACAGCCGAGATGCCGACCGGCACCTGCCTCTCGATGATCACGCCCGATGCGGAGAGGACCATGCGCACGGCCCTGGGCGCGTCGCTGCTGCTGCGGACCGACGAAGCCGAAGCCGTCGATTTCACGAAGTACGATTTCGTCTATATCGAGGGGTACATGTTCTATTCGGCGATCATGCCGACCGTGCTCCGGAAGGCGAAGGAGGCGGGCTGCCGGATCGGTGTCGACCTCGCAAGCTTCGAGGTCGTCCGCGACTTCAGGGAGAGTTTGCCGTCGATCCTCCGGGAGTACGTCGACGTGATCATGGCGAACGAAGAGGAAGCGGCCATGCTGCTCGGCGACATCCCGGTCGCGGAGCAGCTCGACACGCTCGCTTCGTGGTGCGAAGTCGCGGCGATCAAGCTCGGCAGACAGGGCGCGGTCGTGAAGTCCGGCAACGAAACGGCGCGGGTTCCCGCGCAGCTGGTTGCCGATCCGGCCGACACGACGGCGGCGGGCGACCTCTGGGCGACCGGGTTTCTGTACGGATTGTACGAGGGGAAAAATCTGGCCGAGTCCGCCTTCTACGGCGCGCTGGTCAGTTCCGAAGTCGTCAAGGTGGTCGGCTCCGAAATTCCGGAGGAGCGCTGGCGCGAAATCAAACGCAGGATGAATGAAGGAAACTGA
- the thrS gene encoding threonine--tRNA ligase produces the protein MSNYPLDTIRHSAAHVMAAAVQKLYPDAKFDIGPATENGFYYDFDMEHRLVNEDLKEIEKQMKKLIGRKLPFEHFELPRAEAEKMLKEAGQPYKLERLADIPEGEKIGFYKTGDFVDLCRGPHVANSGDIGAVKLLSIAGSYFRGDEKNKMLQRIYGTAFASEEELKEHIRMQEEAAKRDHRKLGQELDLFSFSENVGPGLVLWHPKGAFIRHTFETFWKEEHYRNGYQLLYTPHIGQSILWETSGHLDFYREGMYSSMQIDEKDYYVKPMNCPFHIEVYQSRLRSYRELPLRWAELGTVYRYEKSGALHGLLRVRGFTQDDSHIICTPEQIEDEIAEVLRFSLYIWKCFGFTEIKPYLSTRPAKAVGEPERWEKAITSLQKAVDKLGLDCEVDEGGGAFYGPKIDLKVKDAIGREWQTATIQFDFNLPERFDMTYIGEDGKKHRPYMVHRALMGSLERFFGILIEQYAGAFPMWLAPEQARLLPVSEKQLDYAKQVELELRRKGFRVETDVRASSLGAKIKDARNARIPYLLVVGEREAEEGAVAARSRREGELGTLSIEQLAEKMRFEVENKIV, from the coding sequence ATGAGCAACTACCCGTTGGATACGATCCGCCACAGCGCGGCCCATGTGATGGCCGCGGCGGTCCAGAAACTTTATCCGGATGCGAAGTTCGACATCGGCCCCGCGACCGAAAACGGCTTCTACTACGACTTCGACATGGAGCATCGCCTGGTCAATGAGGACCTGAAGGAGATCGAGAAGCAGATGAAGAAGCTGATCGGCCGCAAGCTGCCGTTCGAGCACTTCGAGCTCCCGCGCGCCGAAGCCGAAAAGATGCTGAAGGAGGCCGGACAGCCCTACAAGCTCGAGCGGCTCGCCGATATTCCGGAAGGCGAGAAGATCGGTTTTTACAAGACCGGCGACTTTGTCGACCTCTGCCGCGGCCCGCACGTCGCGAACAGCGGCGACATCGGCGCCGTGAAGCTGCTGTCGATCGCCGGAAGCTACTTCCGCGGCGACGAGAAAAACAAAATGCTGCAGCGCATCTACGGCACCGCCTTCGCAAGCGAGGAGGAGCTCAAAGAGCACATCCGCATGCAGGAGGAAGCGGCCAAGCGCGACCACCGCAAGCTCGGACAGGAGCTCGACCTCTTCAGCTTTTCGGAAAACGTCGGGCCGGGCCTCGTGCTCTGGCATCCGAAGGGGGCGTTCATCCGCCACACCTTCGAAACGTTCTGGAAGGAAGAGCATTACAGGAACGGCTACCAGCTGCTCTACACGCCGCACATCGGCCAGAGCATTCTGTGGGAGACGAGCGGACACCTCGATTTCTACCGTGAAGGCATGTATTCCTCGATGCAGATCGATGAAAAGGATTACTATGTCAAGCCGATGAACTGTCCGTTCCACATCGAGGTCTACCAGTCGCGGCTGCGCTCCTACCGCGAGCTGCCGTTGCGCTGGGCCGAGCTCGGCACGGTCTACCGTTACGAGAAGTCCGGCGCGCTGCACGGGCTGCTGCGCGTCCGCGGCTTCACGCAGGACGACTCGCACATCATCTGCACTCCGGAGCAGATCGAGGATGAAATCGCCGAAGTGCTGCGCTTCAGCCTCTACATCTGGAAATGCTTCGGTTTTACCGAAATCAAGCCGTATCTCTCGACCCGCCCGGCCAAGGCGGTCGGCGAACCGGAGCGCTGGGAAAAAGCGATCACCTCGCTGCAGAAAGCGGTCGACAAGCTCGGGCTCGACTGCGAAGTCGACGAGGGCGGCGGCGCTTTCTACGGCCCGAAGATCGACCTGAAAGTCAAAGACGCGATCGGCCGCGAATGGCAGACCGCGACGATCCAGTTCGACTTCAATCTGCCGGAGCGGTTCGACATGACCTACATCGGCGAGGACGGCAAGAAGCATCGGCCGTACATGGTGCACCGCGCCCTGATGGGCTCGCTCGAGCGGTTCTTCGGAATCCTGATCGAGCAGTATGCGGGGGCGTTCCCGATGTGGCTTGCGCCGGAACAGGCCCGGCTGCTGCCGGTGTCGGAGAAGCAGCTCGACTACGCGAAGCAGGTCGAACTTGAGCTGCGCCGGAAGGGGTTCCGGGTCGAAACCGATGTCCGGGCCTCGAGCCTCGGGGCGAAGATCAAGGATGCCCGCAACGCGCGCATTCCGTATCTGCTCGTCGTCGGCGAACGCGAAGCGGAGGAGGGCGCGGTTGCCGCCCGCAGCCGCCGCGAAGGGGAACTCGGAACGCTTTCGATCGAACAACTTGCGGAAAAAATGCGTTTCGAGGTTGAAAATAAGATTGTTTAA
- the rplT gene encoding 50S ribosomal protein L20, producing MSRVTYAVPSRKRRKRTLERAKGFYGNASKNIRTVYDAVDKAGVHSYKGRKQKKQQYRGLWIVRINAACRALDVNYSKFMNGLKKANIELNRKVLADLAVNEPAEFKALVEKVTQA from the coding sequence ATGTCGAGAGTCACTTATGCCGTGCCGTCGCGCAAGCGCCGCAAGCGTACGCTGGAACGCGCCAAGGGTTTCTACGGGAACGCGAGCAAGAACATCCGCACCGTTTACGATGCGGTCGACAAGGCGGGCGTTCACTCGTACAAGGGCCGCAAGCAGAAGAAGCAGCAGTACCGCGGTCTCTGGATCGTGCGCATCAATGCGGCCTGCCGCGCGCTCGATGTGAACTACAGCAAGTTCATGAACGGGCTCAAGAAGGCGAACATCGAGCTGAACCGCAAGGTTCTGGCCGATCTCGCGGTCAACGAACCCGCGGAGTTTAAGGCCCTGGTGGAAAAAGTCACCCAGGCCTGA
- the pheT gene encoding phenylalanine--tRNA ligase subunit beta, which yields MNISRNWLAKYVTIDCDLATLCDKLTMAGIEVEAVETAGTVPAGVVVGKILTRAPHPDSDHMSVCTVDTGSSTLQIVCGAPNCDPGNVVPVATIGTVFHTPEGDFKIKKSKLRGIESQGMMCSEKELGLSDNHDGLMLLAADTELGLPVETLFPGDTRIEIEVTPNRPDWLSMWGVARDVSCLLGTEAKLPEVKVPPCTIPAPGLVTVEAPDLCRRYTGRLIRNVKVGPSPEWLQKALESVGLRPINNVVDVTNYVMMELGQPLHAFDRSKLREGRVVARRAKSGETITTLDGKTLTLEPRHLVIADAEKPMALAGVMGGEFSGVTEATTDVLLESAVFFSSNIRATSRELGISSDSSYRYERGVDWDMAEFASNRAAQLILETAGGELGSELVDVNAGRPEEKVIPCRFDRVRALIGTQVSNERIVEIFRALHLKVDEVTDTGCTVTAPLFRLDLEREADLIEEVARIDGLDKIPEIPVTGKLCASIREDAYLPLETMRNKIIATGFCECLHYSTVNRESALSDSRFGEADLIRLSNPISLELAIMRPSLLGEMLGTLERNISRRNLTQKLFEIGKAFCRNPELFPEERFELCMALTGLKHPERYSDEQKLQYDFYDLKGALESIFELMNIKRYRFVPADDARFRKGHAAEVQIEGKKAGMFGELSRNLTKGWRTTYPVFAAQLDAAVLLGADHGAGYYVPFSLFPATSRDVAFVAPAGLTHADVLEFIRRAKPADLESVRLFDIFEKDGRKSMAYQLTFRNGERTLTDAEVNARFEKLREKLKNELKVELR from the coding sequence ATGAATATTTCGCGCAACTGGCTGGCCAAATACGTCACGATCGACTGCGACCTCGCGACTCTCTGCGACAAGCTGACGATGGCCGGAATCGAAGTCGAAGCCGTCGAAACGGCCGGAACCGTTCCGGCCGGCGTGGTCGTCGGCAAAATCCTGACCCGGGCGCCGCACCCCGATTCGGACCATATGTCGGTCTGTACGGTCGATACCGGCAGCAGCACGCTGCAGATCGTCTGCGGCGCGCCGAACTGCGACCCCGGCAATGTCGTTCCGGTCGCCACGATCGGAACCGTCTTCCATACGCCGGAGGGCGATTTCAAAATCAAGAAGTCGAAGCTCCGCGGCATCGAGTCGCAGGGGATGATGTGCAGCGAGAAGGAGCTCGGGCTCTCCGACAATCACGACGGCCTCATGCTGCTTGCCGCCGATACCGAGCTCGGGCTGCCGGTCGAAACGCTGTTTCCGGGGGACACCCGGATTGAGATCGAAGTCACGCCGAACCGTCCCGACTGGCTTTCGATGTGGGGCGTCGCGCGCGATGTCTCCTGCCTGCTCGGCACCGAGGCGAAGCTGCCGGAGGTGAAGGTGCCGCCGTGCACGATTCCGGCTCCGGGCCTGGTCACGGTCGAAGCGCCGGACCTCTGCCGCCGCTACACCGGGCGGCTGATCCGCAACGTGAAGGTCGGCCCGTCTCCGGAGTGGCTGCAGAAGGCGCTCGAGAGCGTCGGGCTGCGCCCGATCAACAATGTGGTCGACGTGACGAACTACGTCATGATGGAGCTCGGCCAGCCGCTGCATGCGTTCGACCGCTCAAAGCTCAGGGAGGGGCGCGTCGTCGCCCGCCGCGCAAAGTCCGGGGAGACGATCACCACGCTCGACGGCAAGACCCTGACGCTCGAACCGCGCCACCTCGTGATCGCCGACGCCGAAAAGCCGATGGCGCTCGCCGGCGTGATGGGCGGCGAGTTCTCCGGCGTGACCGAGGCGACGACTGATGTGCTGCTGGAGAGCGCGGTTTTCTTCTCGTCGAACATCCGCGCAACGAGCCGCGAGCTCGGCATCTCGAGCGACTCGAGCTACCGTTATGAACGCGGCGTCGACTGGGATATGGCGGAATTCGCCTCGAACCGCGCGGCGCAGCTGATCCTCGAAACCGCGGGCGGAGAGCTCGGCAGCGAACTCGTCGACGTGAATGCTGGGCGGCCGGAGGAGAAAGTGATTCCTTGCCGGTTCGACCGGGTCCGCGCGCTGATCGGCACACAGGTGTCGAACGAACGCATCGTCGAAATCTTCCGGGCGCTGCATCTGAAGGTCGATGAGGTGACCGATACCGGCTGTACCGTCACGGCGCCGCTCTTCCGACTCGATCTCGAACGCGAGGCGGACCTGATCGAAGAGGTCGCCCGCATCGACGGGCTCGACAAAATTCCGGAGATTCCGGTCACCGGCAAACTCTGCGCCTCAATCCGCGAAGACGCCTACCTGCCGCTCGAAACCATGCGGAACAAAATCATCGCGACCGGCTTCTGCGAGTGTCTGCATTACAGCACCGTGAACCGTGAATCGGCGCTTTCGGACAGCCGGTTCGGCGAAGCGGACCTGATCCGTCTCTCGAACCCGATCAGCCTTGAGCTTGCCATCATGCGCCCGAGCCTGCTCGGCGAAATGCTCGGCACGCTCGAGCGGAACATCTCGCGGCGAAACCTGACCCAGAAACTGTTCGAAATCGGCAAGGCGTTCTGCCGGAATCCGGAACTGTTCCCGGAAGAGCGGTTTGAGCTCTGCATGGCGCTGACCGGGCTGAAGCATCCGGAGCGCTATTCGGACGAACAGAAGCTCCAGTATGATTTCTACGACCTCAAGGGCGCGCTCGAATCCATTTTCGAGCTCATGAACATCAAGCGGTACCGGTTTGTGCCGGCCGACGATGCGCGGTTCCGGAAGGGACATGCCGCCGAAGTCCAGATCGAAGGGAAGAAGGCCGGCATGTTCGGCGAGCTTTCGCGCAATCTCACGAAGGGATGGCGGACGACCTATCCGGTCTTCGCCGCCCAGCTCGACGCGGCGGTGCTGCTCGGAGCCGATCACGGCGCCGGCTACTATGTGCCGTTCTCGCTGTTCCCGGCGACGAGCCGCGATGTGGCGTTCGTCGCTCCGGCCGGCCTGACCCATGCGGACGTGCTGGAATTCATCCGCAGAGCGAAACCGGCCGACCTCGAATCGGTCCGGCTCTTCGACATCTTCGAAAAGGACGGCCGGAAAAGCATGGCCTACCAGCTGACCTTCCGCAACGGCGAACGGACGCTGACTGACGCGGAGGTGAACGCGCGCTTCGAAAAGCTGCGCGAAAAACTGAAGAACGAGCTCAAGGTGGAATTGAGATAA
- the rpmI gene encoding 50S ribosomal protein L35, which produces MPKLKTRKCAAKRLKQTGTGKFRHHKAGARHLKSSKNAKRRRRLRQDGAVKSTEMSRIKAALPYGL; this is translated from the coding sequence ATGCCGAAGCTGAAGACCAGAAAATGTGCCGCCAAGCGGCTCAAGCAGACCGGAACCGGCAAGTTCCGGCACCACAAGGCGGGCGCCCGACATCTGAAGTCGTCGAAGAACGCCAAGCGCCGTCGTCGTCTCCGTCAGGACGGAGCCGTGAAGTCGACCGAAATGAGCCGGATCAAGGCCGCGCTCCCGTACGGTCTCTAA
- the infC gene encoding translation initiation factor IF-3, with product MLKPNDRTFTADQVRLIGPEGEQMDVVPLAKARELAQGAGLDLVLVSDRSTPPVVRIMNFGKLQYEQKKNLKTQRKNSAAQKLKEVKFHVNIDSHDYETKIKHALDFLGKGCRLKVTLALRGREMAHQDLAYQLMDQVMAELAPHADADGKPKMLGRNISVNFAPK from the coding sequence TTGTTGAAACCCAATGATCGTACATTCACTGCGGATCAAGTCCGTCTGATCGGGCCGGAAGGCGAACAGATGGATGTGGTGCCGCTGGCGAAGGCGCGTGAGCTGGCGCAGGGTGCCGGCCTGGACCTGGTTCTGGTATCGGACCGTTCCACGCCGCCGGTGGTCCGCATCATGAATTTCGGCAAGCTTCAGTATGAGCAGAAGAAAAATCTGAAGACGCAGCGCAAGAATTCCGCTGCCCAGAAACTGAAGGAAGTCAAATTTCACGTCAACATCGACAGTCACGATTATGAGACAAAGATCAAGCATGCGCTTGACTTTTTGGGAAAAGGGTGTAGATTAAAAGTCACTCTGGCACTTCGCGGCCGCGAAATGGCCCATCAGGATCTGGCTTACCAGCTGATGGATCAGGTCATGGCCGAGCTGGCTCCGCATGCGGACGCCGACGGGAAACCGAAGATGCTCGGGAGAAATATTTCCGTGAATTTCGCTCCCAAATAA
- the pheS gene encoding phenylalanine--tRNA ligase subunit alpha, translated as MIEKINRALSEASAQAAAAGDAAAVEQIRIDYLGRNGLFPALSKEMGSVAPEERKETGRAFNEGRNKIQAMIDEATARLAAAPETAADAIDLSLPGRRWSCGHKHPVTIVADECANLFRRMGFIVSEGPEIEDIFHNFDALNTPMDHPSRDPQDTFYFDDGRILRTQTSPVQIRTMESHEPPVRIVAPGRVFRRDTPDATHGMNFHQIEGLYIDRNVSMADLKSVLRTFATEMYGPKVKIRLRPHFFPFTEPSVEYDFSCIMCGGKGCPVCKNSGWIEIAGAGMVDPNVLKNVGYDPEIWSGYAFGLGIERLAMLRYRIPDLRYLYENDVRFLEQF; from the coding sequence ATTATCGAAAAAATCAACCGGGCGCTGAGCGAAGCGTCGGCGCAGGCCGCCGCCGCGGGAGACGCCGCCGCCGTCGAACAGATCCGGATCGACTATCTCGGACGGAACGGGCTGTTCCCGGCCCTGTCGAAGGAGATGGGGAGCGTCGCGCCCGAAGAACGCAAGGAGACCGGTCGCGCCTTCAACGAAGGCCGCAACAAGATCCAGGCCATGATCGACGAGGCGACGGCCCGGCTCGCCGCCGCGCCGGAGACGGCGGCGGATGCGATCGACCTTTCCCTGCCCGGACGGCGCTGGAGCTGCGGGCACAAGCACCCGGTCACAATCGTCGCGGACGAGTGCGCGAACCTTTTCCGCCGCATGGGCTTCATCGTTTCGGAGGGGCCCGAGATCGAGGACATCTTCCACAACTTCGATGCGCTGAATACGCCAATGGATCACCCGTCGCGCGATCCGCAGGACACGTTCTATTTCGACGACGGCCGCATCCTGCGCACGCAGACCAGCCCGGTGCAGATCCGCACGATGGAGTCGCACGAGCCGCCGGTCCGCATCGTCGCGCCGGGGCGCGTGTTCCGCCGCGATACGCCGGACGCGACCCACGGCATGAACTTCCACCAGATCGAAGGGCTCTACATCGACCGGAACGTTTCGATGGCCGACCTCAAGAGCGTGCTGCGCACCTTTGCGACCGAGATGTACGGGCCGAAGGTGAAGATCCGGCTGCGGCCGCACTTCTTCCCGTTCACCGAACCATCGGTCGAATATGATTTTTCCTGCATCATGTGCGGCGGCAAGGGCTGCCCGGTCTGCAAGAACTCGGGCTGGATCGAAATCGCCGGAGCCGGCATGGTCGATCCGAACGTGCTCAAGAACGTCGGTTACGACCCCGAAATCTGGAGCGGCTACGCGTTCGGCCTCGGAATCGAACGGCTCGCGATGCTGCGCTACCGGATTCCGGACCTGCGGTATCTGTATGAAAACGACGTCCGTTTCCTCGAACAATTCTGA